The following coding sequences are from one Eptesicus fuscus isolate TK198812 chromosome 7, DD_ASM_mEF_20220401, whole genome shotgun sequence window:
- the LOC129149682 gene encoding putative taste receptor type 2 member 33, which translates to MIHLLQRILSILIIVQCVLGSSANGFIALVNCIDWVKKHKISCADGILTALAVSRISLLGIIVFNWYGTVLHPSIYSSEVKTIVHITWVVSNHFSLWLATSLSILYLLKIANFSSLLFLHLKWRANRVVLMILWGTLVFFIVHLAVISTDAKMQMNEYKGNITWESKLRDVAHLSNVIIFTLVNIIPFTMSLTAVLLLIFSLWKHLRTMPLSGKGSQDPSTEVHIRAMQTVISFLLLFVIFFVAQIIAVWNSSTQQNNSLHMICKVLGTLYPSSHSFILIWGNKKLRQAFLSFLRQVRCWLKERK; encoded by the coding sequence aTGATACATTTATTACAGAGAATTCTTTCCATCCTCATAATAGTGCAATGTGTTCTAGGAAGTTCTGCCAATGGCTTCATAGCGCTGGTGAACTGCATTGACTGGGTCAAGAAACACAAGATCTCCTGTGCTGATGGAATTCTCACTGCTCTGGCGGTCTCCAGAAttagtttgcttgggataatagTATTCAATTGGTATGGAACTGTGTTGCATCCATCCATCTATAGTTCAGAAGTAAAAACTATTGTTCATATTACCTGGGTAGTAAGCAACCATTTTAGTCTGTGGCTTGCTACTAGCCTCAGCATACTTTATTTGCTCAAGATAGCCAATTTCTccagccttttatttcttcacctAAAATGGAGAGCTAACAGAGTGGTTCTCATGATACTCTGGGGCACTTTGGTCTTCTTCATTGTTCATCTTGCAGTGATAAGCACAGATGCAAAAATGCAGATGAATGAATATAAAGGAAACATCACTTGGGAGAGCAAATTGAGGGACGTCGCACACCTTTCAAATGTGATCATATTCACGCTTGTAAACATCATACCCTTTACTATGTCTCTGACAGCTGTTCTGCTGTTAATCTTTTCCCTGTGGAAACATCTGAGAACGATGCCGCTCAGTGGTAAAGGATCCCAAGATCCCAGCACCGAGGTCCACATAAGAGCCATGCAAACTGTGATCTCCTTTCTCTTGCTGTTTGTCATTTTCTTCGTGGCACAAATCATCGCAGTTTGGAATTCGAGTACTCAGCAGAACAATTCACTTCACATGATTTGCAAGGTTCTTGGAACCCTTTATCCTTCAAGCCACTCATTTATCCTGATTTGGGGGAATAAGAAGCTGAGACAGGCCTTTCTGTCATTTCTGAGGCAGGTGAGGTGCTGgctgaaggaaaggaaataa